CCGGTGCAGCGCCGAGGTCAAGCGCATCGCGCTCCAGCATATCGACGAGCTGGAGGCGAAGATCGCCGAACTGCAGGCGATGCGCGACACGCTGCACGAGCTTGCCGACGCCTGCCATGGCGACGAGCGACCGGATTGCCCGATTTTGAAGGATTTGGCGTCGTGAGGCAAAGCACCCTCTCCCGGGACGGGAGAGGGCCTTCCCCCTTACCGCTTCGTCTTCGGGTCGTGCGTGTGGTGCAGGTCCTGTTCGCCGCCGCCGCTGGAGCTGCCGGACTGCCGGCCGTTGGTCGGCTCGCCCGGATGCGGGTGTTTCTCCGGCGCCGCTTGCGGCTTGTCGGCGTTCTGCTGGCTGCTGCCGGGGCCGCCATGGTGGCGGTCGGTCGCCTCGTTGCGCTTGCTCATGCCTCACCGATCCTGCTGATAGCCCTGGTGGGTGGTGTTCTGCCGGGTGTTGCCCTGCTGGCCCTGTTCCTTGGTGTTCGGGGCGCCGCGGTTGCTCACGCCGTCGTCTGGTGATGCGCTGGTCGCCGGCTCGCCGGGGCCCGTCTTCCCACCTCCCTTGTCGCTGCGGCCCTCGGGCGGGACGGGCGGGATGTGCTTGGTCATGGTGGCGCTCCTTTTTGTTGGCTCGCGTCTCAACCCAACAGAAGGATGGGAGAGGGGTTCCGGGAATAGAGAGACCCACCCATGCGCTCGGCTTCCGCAATGCTTTCATGCGAAATTGCTGCGACCGCAGGGTGCATGACGGCCCTTATGCTGACGGGCATGTCGAACCCCTCCGCGCCCTCCCTCTCCCCTGCCCGATCCGCCACCATCAGGCCGCCCGCCGCGGTGGACGGCCTGCCGATTCCGCAACGCTACTGGGCGATGGCGGCGATGACCGTCGCGCTTATCATGGCGGTGCTGGACGGGGTGGTCGCCAACATCGCCCTGCCGACCATTCAGCGCGAGTTCGCCGTCGATGCCGCCAGTGCGATCTGGGTGGTCAACGCCTACCAGCTGGCGGTCACCGTCTCGCTGTTTCCGATGGCCTCGCTTGGCGACATCATCGGCTACCGCAAGGTCTACTGGTTCGGGCTGGCGGTCTTCACCGCAGCCTCGCTGGCCTGCGCGCTGTCGCCGACTCTGCCGGTGCTGACCGCCGCCCGCGTGTTGCAGGGCATCGGCGGTGCCGGGATCATGAGCGTCAATCTGGCGCTGGTCCGCCACATCTATCCCTCCACCCATCTCGGCCGGGGCGTCGGCTACAACGCGATGATCGTCGCGGTGTCCTCCGCTGCGGGCCCCAGCCTTGCGGCGCTGATCCTGTCGGTGGCCTCCTGGCCCTGGCTGTTCGCCGTCAATGTGCCGCTCGGGCTGGCGGCGCTGGCGGTGGCGGCGCGGGCGATGCCGGCGTCGAACCCGGCCGGTCACCGCTTCGACTGGCTGAGCGCCGCGCTCAATGCCGGCACGCTCGGCCTGCTGATCGTCGGCTTCAAGGGGGTGGACGGCAGCCAGCCCTATTGGCTCGTTGCGGCGGAACTGGTCGGGGCGCTGGCGCTGGGCGCAACGCTGGTGCGCCGCGAATTGGCGCAGGCGGCGCCGTTGCTGCCGGTGGATCTGCTGCGCCGTCCGGTCTTCGCCCTGACGGTCGTCACCTCGGTCTGCTCCTTCGCGGCGCAGAACATCGTCTTCGTCGCCATGCCCTTCTTCTTCGAGGATGTGCTGAACCGGTCGCTGGCCGAATCGGGGCTGCTGATGACGCCCTGGCCGCTGGTGGTGGCGCTGATCGCCCCGATCTCCGGCCGGCTGGCCGACCGCTACGAGCCGACGCGGCTGGCGGCGGCGGGTCTGCTGGCCTTCGCCTCCGGCCTCGCCCTGATGGCGCTGCTGCCGCCCGACCCGTCGACGCTTGATGTCGTCTGGCGCATGGCGCTGGCCGGTTTCGGTTTCGGCCTGTTCCAGACCCCGAACAACAAGGTGCTGGTCAGCAGCGCGCCGAAGGAGCGCAGCGGCGGCGCCAGCGGCATCCAGGCGACCGGCCGGCTGCTCGGCCAGACGCTGGGCGCCGCCACGGTCGGTCTGGTCTTCACCGCCATCGGCAAGGCGGACGGCAGCGTCGTCGTGCTGTGGCTGGGCTCCGGCCTGTGCCTCGTCGCCTGCCTGACCGGCATCTTCCGCCGCCGCCCGGCCGCCTGACGGCTTATTGGTTGCCGGGCTGCCGGCTTTCCGGCCGGGTCAGCGTCGGCTCGTCGCCGTAGGCGAAGATGGGGGCCTTGTCCAGCTCGTCCTGCCCGATGTCCAGCATCGGCCCGTCAGGGCCGTTCGCCAGGGTGCCGGCCGGCACGGCCACCAGCTTTTCACCCAGCCCCAGAACCTCGTTCGGCGCCATCACGATGCGGTCGACCCGGTCACCGCTGCGGTCCATGGTGAAGTCGAGGATGCGGCCGGCCGGCTGCCCGTCGCGGGTGCGCAGCTCCGTCCCCACCATCGCCCGCGCCTGCTCGGGATTGAGCGCTGCGGAGGGCAATGCCGCCACCGGCGGCGACGAGCCCTGTCCAACGCCCATCTGCGCACCGGTCACCGGTGGGGCGGGATTCTGCACCTCAAGTGACGGCGCCTCGCCACTGACCCCCTGCGGGGAGATGATCTGCCCGGTCGCCGGCTGGTCGTCGGGCCGGGGCGCGGTCATCAGCGGCGGCGTGGCGGTGGCGCTCGGTGCGGTTTGGGCAAAGGCGGTGCCGGTCAGCAGCAGCGCCGTGGCCGGAGCGAGCAAGAGAGGGCGGAGCATGGGGGCGACCCTTCCGTTCGGATTCACGCATCGCCCTGGTTAACAGCGCAAGGTGGGCTTGGGTTGCCGACATGAATCCGTGCCCGTCTCCCGCTCCCTGGGGGGAGAGGGGACTTCCCCTACTTTCCGCGGCCGGTCTTGTCCTGAAGCGCGTCGATACGCTTGGACGCTTCCGCCTTGGTCAGGCCGTCATCGAAGGACTCGCCGGCCTCCTCGCTCAGGGTCTTCAGATACGAGGCCTGGGCGCCGGTCATAGGCTCGTCGCCGGTGGTCCAGTCGTCGGGGTTCTTGTCGCGGTTCGACGTGTCTTCGCCGGTCTTCGGATTCCCGTGGCCGGCATGGTCGTGCTGGTCGGCGGTGTGCTTGGTCGTCATGATCCGTGCCTCCTTGAAAGGAACG
The sequence above is a segment of the Azospirillum sp. TSH100 genome. Coding sequences within it:
- a CDS encoding MFS transporter; protein product: MTALMLTGMSNPSAPSLSPARSATIRPPAAVDGLPIPQRYWAMAAMTVALIMAVLDGVVANIALPTIQREFAVDAASAIWVVNAYQLAVTVSLFPMASLGDIIGYRKVYWFGLAVFTAASLACALSPTLPVLTAARVLQGIGGAGIMSVNLALVRHIYPSTHLGRGVGYNAMIVAVSSAAGPSLAALILSVASWPWLFAVNVPLGLAALAVAARAMPASNPAGHRFDWLSAALNAGTLGLLIVGFKGVDGSQPYWLVAAELVGALALGATLVRRELAQAAPLLPVDLLRRPVFALTVVTSVCSFAAQNIVFVAMPFFFEDVLNRSLAESGLLMTPWPLVVALIAPISGRLADRYEPTRLAAAGLLAFASGLALMALLPPDPSTLDVVWRMALAGFGFGLFQTPNNKVLVSSAPKERSGGASGIQATGRLLGQTLGAATVGLVFTAIGKADGSVVVLWLGSGLCLVACLTGIFRRRPAA
- a CDS encoding PRC-barrel domain-containing protein — its product is MLRPLLLAPATALLLTGTAFAQTAPSATATPPLMTAPRPDDQPATGQIISPQGVSGEAPSLEVQNPAPPVTGAQMGVGQGSSPPVAALPSAALNPEQARAMVGTELRTRDGQPAGRILDFTMDRSGDRVDRIVMAPNEVLGLGEKLVAVPAGTLANGPDGPMLDIGQDELDKAPIFAYGDEPTLTRPESRQPGNQ
- a CDS encoding DUF3072 domain-containing protein — its product is MTTKHTADQHDHAGHGNPKTGEDTSNRDKNPDDWTTGDEPMTGAQASYLKTLSEEAGESFDDGLTKAEASKRIDALQDKTGRGK